The window CAAACTGTATGTGGGAGAAAAGGGCTAGTATTCATTCAATCGTGTTGGCAGTCTTAACTGCTGTTAGTACTTAGATATCATATTGACTTTTAAACCTACTTTTTAAAGCTTCAAAGAGCCTTTACAACAAACGAAACACACAACACCCAGTAAACATCAGCTAGACTTGATAAAGAATCATGTTCTTTCTGCCTTCATCAAAGTTTGAATTCACTAACTTGCTTGTTGAAGACACTTGACTTTTCATGTaaaatcagtgtttcccatacagtcGTGTATTTGCGGCGGCCTACCACCAAtcaatttggaccaccacaaatagatttggcgctaacTGTTCGCCctggctcataaacacattatgatgggactgtctgtgaatggagTTAGTTGTTCTAGCTCGGCACactagatggcatcgtaacgctgcttcttaacacacctgtCCTGCTAGAGAATaggaagatgtagcaggagggatcagtgttgacTTTGTCGTTACATTTAGCGACTATTCAGGCGGGtggccacaaataaatgaatgcatggcaAACACTGTTAATGTAAATAGAGATTGctaatttttttgctttttttgtgccgCCCAAGTTGTGtaaatgcatatatatatatatacagtatataaaaaaaaaaaaaaacatttagtgtCATTTGTGTGATTTTTGTTGCAGACCCCTGCCGTGAGCCCATGAAGGTTGGCTCGTGTCGTGCGTACTTCCCCAAGTATTACTACGACGCGGCCAACCAGACATGTCGCATGTTCATCTACGGTGGCTGCGGGAAGAACGGCAACAACTTTGACACGCTGGAGGAGTGCCAGGCAACCTGCAGTGGCGACACAGGTCACATGTTTAAATGTTCTTCTACACCGGGGGTGTCCagaagaaacaagcaaaacaactaatacatttgtcattttttggaaaattatgctgcggaaaaagttatgttgtgagaataaagtcaaaatattatgggaataaagtcataattgcaagaagaaaatttacaagaacaaatagtaaaaaaaaaaaaacaaaaaacaaaaaacagaaatggcaaaagctgtaattttacaacagtaaagtaaaaatattaaaagaaaaaggtattctaacaaggaaaaaaagttgcaattttacgagaacaaactcgtaatatgaggaaaaataatgtcattttagtagcttataATTGAAATATATTTCAATTATAAGCAAGATGACAGAATaaatttgtcttgttttttttttaattatggtgggggaaaatgttatagtattgcaaaatatgggaataaagtttaaatattacaaattacaagaagaaagttgaactagttggaacagtaaaaaaaaaaacccagcagaaatgtgtgggtgggtgggggggggggggctgttaTTAAGAAAGTCGTATTCAAACgaggaaaaagtcgcaattttgtGAGAAACTCGTAATATCGTgaggggaaaataatgtcattttagtagcatagttgaaatattgaagaaaatcaTTGTTTCTTTCTcgttaaagtggtaatattaggagaaacaaacaagacaaagtAGTCATTTGTGGGAAATTAGGGTGGGGTAAAGTTAGAATAtgtgaataaagacaaaatatgcagggaataaagtcagaatattacatcaAGAAAAgatgattatttaagaaggatctaaaaaaaaaaacccccaaaaacagAGTGATGgggagaaaaaagagcaaaaacattTAATAAGAAGAAGGTTAAACTAGTTTGagcagttaaaaaataaaaattaaaaaaactagcacaaatgggggggaaaaaaactgctttaattttatgagagtaaagtcgtattctaaccaGAACAAGTTTGCAGTTTTACGaggataaactcgtaatataaaCTTGAAGCAAGTAATATAcgaaagtaatattatgaggaaaaataatgtggtTTTAGTCGCAGTTTAAATcttaaagtcggaatattacgagaaacaaaataaagttgtaatttttggaaaagtaggttggggaaaaagttatagtattatgggaataaagtcataatattacaaaaagaaaatttgaagaaattttatttatatttatatatattaaaaagtcGACTCTGGTGGGACTCGAACCCACAATCTTTGAATGTCCTCCTCAGTCGCTAGAAGTCCAGTGCGCTATCCATTGCGCCACAGAGCCTCACATTTCAGTAGGGGAGGGGGGATGGCGGGTCACATCAGACAAGGAAGCTGAAAGTGTTTTTGGTTCTCTCCTTTCAGATAAGTCGGCGAAATCGCTGAGAATGGTTCAACCCTTCAACTACTACATAAGTAATTCTTTCTCATCCTACCGATTAGAAACAGATGATGCTAATGACTCCCCCACACATTTAAAATGGAATTGTTATGATTTGGAATGTTTGCTGTTGGGTTGAAAAGCACTTGGAACATTCAGATGCATTCAGAAAGTAGGAAATGAGAAAATCTGATCTAAGATTGGGAAAACTTTATGTACAAcattcaatatacagtacaagttcCTCCCTCAGAAGGTGACTTCAAACACCAGAGGTGGCATGTGAAGTATGTTTAGCACTACTTATACTTATAGTATGTGTCAGTAATACTATGGCAAGGCTTtactttatttcaaacatgcatacaaggttaCACTGAAACATAACACGTTAGTTACACATTTTAACATGCCCgaaaagtaggaagaagcagagtttatttaatcctacacctttactactttttttttaatagtaaaaGAGAAGGACAAAGATGTGTAATAGTAAAGAGTTGTAGATAGCTTTTAcggtaatacaaataaataacatagaAATGACCATTTAACGCAAACTACTAGACTTTGAGGattcagtaatccctcatttattgttgttaattggttcaagacccGACTGTGAGAAGCGAagttccgccaagtaggattccttatttataaatggaatgttttcctcGTCAGAGCTTAGAAAATGTTTACGGCttctaaattcattttttaacattattagagccctctagacatgaaataacgcccctatagtcaattcaatttcatttatatagcgccaaatcacaacaaaagttatctcatggcactttacacatgaaggtcacacccaaaaatgggggggaaaagtaATCATCTTCGTATCTTTTATAGCAGTCTGATGTTGGCTTGCTTCCGTTTGAAGGGGTTGAATGTGTCCACTACGATGATACCAATTTGTCCACTACgatgataccaaattgaaggtgaaagtttaacaatcatgataaaacaATTTTTGATAAAGTCCAATTTTTGAGGGTAATCCCCACTGACTGACGCGGCTGCGGCGTGTGGAGTTtggaacaccaacataaactaaatcttcaagatgaaactcCCTTCTTCATgtgcaaaataatcatcaaacttaagTCTTTGTTCATTTGATGCACACACAGCAATCAACAGCTTTGTgccgtctctccttcctgctctgttctcctagcgctgtgaggcgttcaggccaCTCGTAATGTTGAGTGTTcagtgctaattgtttttcatttgtattcatgtaCCCCCATAACAATTGGcacaccccactttgggaacctaggctttAGGCAAAccatatgtaacatttgcttaagcATGGATATTTTtggaccaataataggccgtattcaaccacgaaacagcatgctttactcatgtttgaaaaactgagagtgaagccgtgaaatttgaagctggaagtggcgagggattactggaccACTTATCTTTCTtactctgactttttttttatgtcggaCCTCCAAGTGGAATGTTTCCAACTTTCCAGCAAACCTGAATGCAACATAAGCACTGTAGCAAAATGAACCTAGCTTGCTGGTAAcacttgttttgtgtgtgtgtgcgtttgtgtagCGGCGGTACCTTACGCTGACCTTGCGGATGAAAAAGGTAAGAGTGATGTGGATGCTGTTGTTTAAACATCATTAATGATTGAAGAATGGAAGGTAGCTGTGAGGAGGAAGCAATCGCAAGGTGTTGATGTTTAACGTGTGTGGGAATGAGGTCAGGAAATGTAGCGTGTAAGGTGTTGATGGTGTCATGTGAcacctctctctttctctctaaTGCTATCTGCTGAAGAATATTCTGGTACGTTCAACTTTTTACCCCTCAccagcagacaggaagtggaaccTTTTCCAGTGTGTTAGTATTTATTAGCAGCTTGTGTAGCGCTTCACATAGTCGTGGGTAGTTTATTTGGTGCAGCGGTGACGCTAGCATGATGATAGCACGTATGCTCTCTGTGGGCCAATCAAGAGCGCTGCGAGGCGGAGCCAGATGTGGGGCCTTGCCGCGCGGCCTTCCAGCACTGGTACTACGACAGCGAGGCGGGCGAGTGCAGGACGTTCATCTACGGGGGCTGCAGAGGCAACAAGAACAATTACATGACCCAGCAGAGCTGCTTGGACGCTTGTCAAGGTCAGACGCTGAGTTTTCAAGGGTCGGCTCAGTGACTCGCCACGTGCCGCCGTCACGCCACGACGTAACTTGTCCGTCTTGTCTGCAGTGACCGCGTTGCTGTCCGCCAAGAAACGTCCATCTGATGTGCACCGCTCAGGTAATCTATGGCTTCAGTTACCTTGAAGATGAAATTCTCCTAAAAGTGTTTTCGCGTTCTCAGAAAAGTGTATGTCTGCTCCTGACCCGGGTCACTGCCGCGCCGCCTTCCCCGCCTTCTACTACGACCCGGACACCGCCAGCTGTCAGCCGTTCATCTATGGGGGCTGCGGCGGCAACAAGAACCGCTACAGCAGCGCAGAGGAGTGCCTGGCCAGCTGCAACATGGATGGTAgcgctgcttttattttgacacttCCTGTCATGTCATGTGCTGATGTTGCTGTTCCTACAGGTTCCTTTGAGCAGCGGGACAAAGTCCGCAGCCGCTGGACTGCAGGTGGGTCCAGGTTTTGAGGTTTGGTTCTTGGAGGAGTTTTCATGTTCATCTTCCTGCAGCTTTCTTCGTCCTGCTGACGCTAGCGGCCATTTGCATCCTGCTGGTGTCCTCGTTCATCATCACCATGCTGAGACGCCTGCATTTCTCCCGCACTGCCTCTTCAGTCAGGTAGGTGGCGCCTTGACATGGACACTCCTCCCAGCCAAATAACAGGTACAAGCGGAGCGTCATGCCGACGTGTGACCTTTTGTCTCCCCAGTGACAAAGAGGAGCTTCTCCCAGACGAGCGCTCATCTCAAGAGTCTCTGGACATCCCTGAGACTCCCACGGCGGACAAGGCCTGAGGGTCCTCAGCGAcaaggacacttcattaggtacccaAGACTAAGGTGGTAGACGACCACAATATGTCTCAGCAGACACCCGGAGTTTCTCATGCAGCTAATAAATATTAGAAGCAGCACAATAACATGTGGAATTCATCCAATTCATATTTTGTAGTTTGTATTGGAGCCTCTCAgatagtgtacctaatgaagtgggcGGTTCTTCCTGTTGATCAGTGATTCTTCCTGCCTTTATGCTAAGCTAAGCAGACATTTAAACTCACATCTGACTACAAggactttttaaatgtttcttttaaAGTTATGTTGGTGTTTGTGGTTAAAAAGCGTCTTTTTTTCATTGGCTGCTTGAATGCTTCCAATGAGTGTTGTATTTATCACGCGACTCTCAGCCTTGAACTTAAACAGATTCATCTCTGACATTCAATCATTTTACATGTTATCTTGTATGAAATCACCAATGTGTACCACcatttgtgtgattttttttttttaatcattttagtggaagaacatttttactttaataaaaGTTGATTCAAGAGAAGAAAATGGAGAgattgaaaaaatgttttcccctCGGTGTCTCCCCCTGCTGGCCATCAGGCTTAAAAACATAAGCACTAAAGATTTACTGATCAAAccgtacatttttaaaattaattttgcATTGCTTCCTTTCACTCTAAAATCTGAAATTGTGaaataaaaactgcatctcggTGCAAAAGTAAAAGTGATTTATTAAAGTTGACTTTGACAATGAATGACATGTAATGAACATGAAAGTAATAAACGTTTAACGTAAGCGACTTGTTCACATTCGAGTGCAGAGTACATCAGTGCTCTGCCTCTCCCtttgctcctcttcctcacacACTGCCTGTTTGGTGTGGCAATCTTCCTCGCTagagggggtgggggcggggccTGTGGGTGTGGGCACAGCGTTGAAGATTGTGAAGCCAATGAGGATGACCACCAGCGACACCAGGTACAGTCCAGAAAactgaggggggggggggcgggttCATTTGTTATCACCTTTTAGACCTTAAGCACAACCCTGACCAAACCTAAGGTCTAACATGAGCTGGAGTCCCAACCCCAGATCTCGCCCTGACCAtaaaccaagggtgtccaagtgcagcccgggggctaTTTGTGGCTTGtggcagtttttttgtttatgaaaaaccccagcaaaaatggaaaaatcagcagtcatcttacaagaataatgtcaaaatattaagagaaaaaaagttgtaattttaagagaaaaatgtaattttggtcgcataaagttgaaatatatatttttgtaatagaaaaaaatgaggttgcagaagtcacaagaatgaagtcaaaatatgggaatgaagtcataattctaagaaaatgtacaacaagaaagttgaaatggtaaattacaaaaacaaacagcagaaatgggggaaaaagcagtaattttgagcatgaagtaaaaatattaagaggaagtTATTTTGTAACgataaagctgcaattttatgagaataaagtcttaatattatgcggaaaaatgtcattttagtagcatagttaaaatattgaaaaacaatctttttttattattagaaacaaaacaaagctgtaATTTTGGAATACCATATTGGAATAATGCAAGCTTTTCAATAATGTAAAGATAatttatcataataatgcaagattTCCTTCAATAGGTCCTCTTTCCCTCAGTTGTAACGTAGTTTCAAACAAATTCGGCATCCTGACCCGTCCTGtcttgatgggctcaccttgctcattcggtttgaagccaaaatattcccacaccgaTGCTGTGGCATTTTGGTTTGCAATCatctttgttttcctcctcacGTTACCTTGCGTTGCTActcacgaggctaacttgctgcACAGCGTGTGTATGCTAGCCGCCCCGCCTCCCTCCacagggacaaagagactggatgactgacattctgctgtggaacaaacgcgcctAGGTGCTGAGACCAagtgtttggaggcgagagccGAGGAAaagaaacacgcatgcacatggcaatatactctatcgaggccagcaaaataATCGAGTT is drawn from Dunckerocampus dactyliophorus isolate RoL2022-P2 chromosome 12, RoL_Ddac_1.1, whole genome shotgun sequence and contains these coding sequences:
- the spint2 gene encoding kunitz-type protease inhibitor 2, yielding MKMNQVPFRCLFAVVVVFGLVLACEWEQVDDPKQELGPSSFDAGADFLDPRYDISDPEKCRQECCLESRCHMAMLGRPMDGSAQCVLVNCMWDGRDVCVLQPSTQYEVLGKKKPSDVTAPRKEPEPNDKQSNMSNPCREPMKVGSCRAYFPKYYYDAANQTCRMFIYGGCGKNGNNFDTLEECQATCSGDTDKSAKSLRMVQPFNYYITAVPYADLADEKERCEAEPDVGPCRAAFQHWYYDSEAGECRTFIYGGCRGNKNNYMTQQSCLDACQVTALLSAKKRPSDVHRSEKCMSAPDPGHCRAAFPAFYYDPDTASCQPFIYGGCGGNKNRYSSAEECLASCNMDGSFEQRDKVRSRWTAAFFVLLTLAAICILLVSSFIITMLRRLHFSRTASSVSDKEELLPDERSSQESLDIPETPTADKA